CCGCAGTGAAACTGCCCATGAGAACACAGCGTAGTAGCCGATACCCAGCGCGATCCATTGCTGGAAATTGCCGGTCAGGCTGCCAATCAGCCATGCCAGCCCTGCCGTCACGACTGCAGCGACAAAGTTCAACGCGAACGGTACTCGGCCGAAATACAGTAGCAATCCTATACCTGCCAGAGCTGCAGCATAGCCCGCTATGGCTAGCGGAGCACTTACGCCACTTTCGAGCAGCTGGCTTGTTTGAGAAATCGCCAGCCCAAACACGACCAGCCCCATAGCCAACCAAGCGATGCGCGCCGATGCACCGCCACGTTGAGCTGATGACATGAATGTAAATGGCGGAATCACGGCGAATAATTCGGTCGCAAAGCCGCGGAATGGCTTTTCATTCTTCACTTCCGGCAGGCGGTCCATTTGACCGCGCACGGGCTCGCGCAAAGTGAATACCCAGATCGCAAGCAACAGCCCGGGTACACCAACTGCGAGGAATGCGGCCTGCCAGCCAACCAGATCCAGCGGACCACCACCCGGATAGGCCGCATTCCATTTTTCGACTATCAAACCGCCGATAAGTAGCGATACACCGCCGCCGATATACAATCCCGCCGAATAGATCGCGAGCGCAGTGCCGCGCATTTTCTTGGGGAACCAGTCCGAAATCAGTGAGTAGGCCGATGGACTGGCGGTCGCCTCGCCTACGCCGACACCGATTCGTGCCGCACCGAGAGCGAGACCGCTTTTCGCAAAGCCGGACAATGCCGTCATCGCCGACCACAGCGCCAGACCTGCTGTCATCAGCTTCACCCGGTGCCAGCTATCGGCAAGCCGCCCCAGCGGAATCCCGAACAATGCATAAAATACGCCGAAAGCTGTGCCATACAAAAAGCCGAGATCCGCGTCGGTCAGACCCAAATCGGCTTTGATGTCATTTGCCAGAATCGACAGAATGTTGCGGTCGATAAAATTCAGAACATAAACAAGGACAAGAACACCTAGAGCATACCAACTATACCCTGGTACCTTTTGATCCTCGACCAGTTCTTGGGCCTGATCTTGGGCCGTCACATTCTCGGCTGAGGAACTCTCATCATTGTTCTGCATATTTGATCCCGTCCTCTAAGCCAGCTTCGGCAAAGCCCTTGTGCCTTAATCGGCAGCTATCGCAAACCCCGCACGCCAAACCATCTGATGACGGGTCGTAACAGGACCAGCTCATTCCGGTGTCGAGGCCTAGCCTGGCGGCCTCCGAAGCGATGTCGGCTTTGGTCATATCTTGCAGCGGCGTGTGGATCGAGAAGGGTGTACCTTCGACCCCGGCCTTGGTGCCTAACCGCGCGGTTTCGGTGAAACTTGCAATGAATTCAGGCCGGCAATCAGGATAGCCGGAATAATCGAGCGCATTGACCCCGATGAAAATATCGTGCGATCCGGTTGCTTCAGCCCAAGCCGAAGTCAGCGCCAGAAACACCAGATTGCGCGCGGGGACGTAAGTGACGGGAATTTCATCGCCGACACCCTCTTTCGGCACATCGATATCATCGGTTAGCGCGGACCCGCCAAAAGCGCGCAAATCAAGCGGTAGAACAACATGCCGTTCGCATCGAAGATGCTCGGCAATCTGCTTGGCTGATTCGATTTCGATCTTGTGTCTTTGACCATAGTCGATGGTCAGCGCAGATAGTGTGAAGCCTTGTTCGCGCGCAATTGCGGCCGAAACCATCGAATCGAGACCACCCGAAAGCAGTACGACAGCGGACTTCACATTCTTGGAATTGATAGCCATTGCTTCTGGCTAGTAGCAATCTCTCACGAGGCTGCAATGCCGCAAGCGCTCGCGACCTATCAGCCGGTACAGCGACCTACGCGTCTGGCTTCCGCCGCAACGTTGTAAACTTCCCTGCCAACCGTGGCGTTACCAGCTATCTGCACGAGGGCCGAGGTTTCTTTCCGGATGGTCGTTTGACCATAGCCTTTACCTCGGCACGTATAGTGGACAGTGACCGCAGCGGGTCCATCACTCACAGTCGTCCACGCACATCGCGGCCCCGGATGGCGAAGCTGGATCAATTCGTGGCCCGTCCGGACGCAAATCTTCTTTGTCTCATCGACAGTCCGATAGCGCACTTCCCACAATCCGCGATCCAGACCATCCAGCATGGCCAGTGATGGCGCTTGAGCGGTAGCGGGTATGCCGATCCCCCAAGCCGCCGCGCACAGCGCCGCAAAGGTGCCAATCCGTCTTAGAAGGCCGGCAGCTCGCGCTTTGAAAGGAGAAAGATCAGCCATCAACAATGCCATACCACATGCTTTAGTGCCGGGAAATGAACAAACACTGCATCGGGTACAATGCATCAGCCAGTTCACGCCTCAATAGGGAACTTTCTCGAGCAGAATTTACAGTCAACTTGGATTATTCCGTCATCATCGCGCATTTCCGCCCGTTCGGGCTCAGCGAAACGCGAAATAACCTCCTGATAGTGCTCAATCGTGCAGCGACATCCGCGCGACAGGCTGTGGCCGGGCTGTATGCGTATTTCCTCTTCCTCATGGAACAGACGCCAGACAATGGATTCCATCGACAGGCTTTCATCCAGCAATTCCTCATGCCGGATGCTACCGGCGAGGATCGAGACATGTTCCCACTCGGGGTGGTCGAGCCGTGCATGAAGGCGTTCGCGTCCTTCCTCACCATCAGGCAAATGTTGGACTAGCAGGCCGGCCGCAACGCAGCCATCCGGACCGGATTTCACTCCAAGACGGATCAGCGACGGGAGCTGTTCGGATTGCACGAAATAGGCTTCGCATGCGGCGGAAAGCGATTCGCCTTCGAGCGGTACAATCCCTTGATAGCGCCCGTCCTTACCGGGTCTGTCAAAAGTGATCGCCAGATAGCCTTTGCCAAACAGGGCGAAGAGCGACGGGTTTGCGCCCAGCTCCGTCAAGCGGCTCTCGCTGAAATCGACATAGCCGCGCAGCTCGCCTTCGCGAAAATCGCAGGCCAGCAGGCGCACAACGCCTTCTTCGGTCTGCGCCTGCATGGTCATCTGGCCACCTTCTTCTTTCAGCAAGCCGCCGATCAGCGCGGTCAGCACCAAGGCCTCTGCCAAAAGATGTGTGATCGCAGGGGGATAATCATGCGCGCTCAGAACAGTGTCGAGCACGCCGTCCAGCCGCACCACGCGCCCGCGCGCATCGCGGCCGGGCAGGGTAAAGCCCAGTAGCTGATCGCTAAATATTTCGGATGTTTCAGTCATCGGTCAAATATGGGAGTGCAATGGCGTAAAGCCACCCCAGCTCCTAAACCAGTGCCCACTCGCGCGCGTATCACAGCTTGCCAAGCGCCCAAAGCAGAATAGATTTCTGTGCGTGAATGCGGTTCTCTGCCTCGTCGAACACGCTCGATTGCGGGCCTTCAAACACCGCCTCGTTCACCTCATCGCCGACATGCGCGGGCAGGCAATGCAGGAACCGCGCGTCAGGCTTCGCCTGCGCCATCAGCGCCTCATTGACTTGATAAGGTGCCATCGCGCCGAGCTTATTCTCGACATTGTCCTGCCCCATCGACACCCAAGTATCGGTGATGATGACATCTGCGCCATTCGCAGCCGCTGCAGCATCCTGCGTCAGGGTAACAGCCGCACCGCCCGCGCGGGCCATATCGACAAATTCCTGCGCTGGTTCAAAGCCTGCTGGCGTC
This genomic window from Pontixanthobacter aestiaquae contains:
- a CDS encoding MFS transporter, with amino-acid sequence MQNNDESSSAENVTAQDQAQELVEDQKVPGYSWYALGVLVLVYVLNFIDRNILSILANDIKADLGLTDADLGFLYGTAFGVFYALFGIPLGRLADSWHRVKLMTAGLALWSAMTALSGFAKSGLALGAARIGVGVGEATASPSAYSLISDWFPKKMRGTALAIYSAGLYIGGGVSLLIGGLIVEKWNAAYPGGGPLDLVGWQAAFLAVGVPGLLLAIWVFTLREPVRGQMDRLPEVKNEKPFRGFATELFAVIPPFTFMSSAQRGGASARIAWLAMGLVVFGLAISQTSQLLESGVSAPLAIAGYAAALAGIGLLLYFGRVPFALNFVAAVVTAGLAWLIGSLTGNFQQWIALGIGYYAVFSWAVSLRHRDLPTFKLIWGSPAFLYTILGYGMVAFASYSVSFWAAPYAERVLGASKSVLGFWIGGGGALGGFLGVIIGGRVSDWLRERNPGGRLMVVAFGVLAPVIPLIFAFTTENVALFYFLNFVLSLFGSSALGAAAATTQDLVLPRMRGTATATFFLSTTLVGLALGPYMAGQVSTMTGSLSTGVLSMLVVAPIGTVLLYLAYRTVPEAERTVLERARAAGEQGV
- the queC gene encoding 7-cyano-7-deazaguanine synthase QueC, with the translated sequence MAINSKNVKSAVVLLSGGLDSMVSAAIAREQGFTLSALTIDYGQRHKIEIESAKQIAEHLRCERHVVLPLDLRAFGGSALTDDIDVPKEGVGDEIPVTYVPARNLVFLALTSAWAEATGSHDIFIGVNALDYSGYPDCRPEFIASFTETARLGTKAGVEGTPFSIHTPLQDMTKADIASEAARLGLDTGMSWSCYDPSSDGLACGVCDSCRLRHKGFAEAGLEDGIKYAEQ
- the hslO gene encoding Hsp33 family molecular chaperone HslO, producing the protein MTETSEIFSDQLLGFTLPGRDARGRVVRLDGVLDTVLSAHDYPPAITHLLAEALVLTALIGGLLKEEGGQMTMQAQTEEGVVRLLACDFREGELRGYVDFSESRLTELGANPSLFALFGKGYLAITFDRPGKDGRYQGIVPLEGESLSAACEAYFVQSEQLPSLIRLGVKSGPDGCVAAGLLVQHLPDGEEGRERLHARLDHPEWEHVSILAGSIRHEELLDESLSMESIVWRLFHEEEEIRIQPGHSLSRGCRCTIEHYQEVISRFAEPERAEMRDDDGIIQVDCKFCSRKFPIEA
- a CDS encoding DUF3617 domain-containing protein, whose amino-acid sequence is MADLSPFKARAAGLLRRIGTFAALCAAAWGIGIPATAQAPSLAMLDGLDRGLWEVRYRTVDETKKICVRTGHELIQLRHPGPRCAWTTVSDGPAAVTVHYTCRGKGYGQTTIRKETSALVQIAGNATVGREVYNVAAEARRVGRCTG